The Octopus sinensis linkage group LG9, ASM634580v1, whole genome shotgun sequence genomic sequence atttttgtaaaattttttttttaagaattttttttttgtaaatatgcgggaaaatacggacaaaaaattcaaaacatttctgtacttacggttagggttttagggttagggttagggttttagggttaggtttagggaaaaagttaaaattgaagaagttggaaGGGTGGGGTGGAAAATTTCACAATGCCAATCTTTGGCAATTTTCtggaacctccgtatccgaaaacgagGATTTTGggccaaaaaatttttttaaataaacaaatttgggagaaaatggagggggtggggggtggggaggACGAGCAGAAGTCTTTCCTATGTTTGTTGTATAGCATATTGTcagcatggctcaatggttagagcatcggatTTACAATCATgacgtagtgagttcgattcccagaccacactgtgtgttgtgttcttgagcaagacacttaattttacattgctccagttcactcagttgtagaaatgagttgtaacgtcactggtgccaagctgtatcgtcccctttgcctttcccttggataacatcagtgacgtTGAGAGGGGAGgatgatatgcatgggcgactgctgggaCTTGTGCTTCgggggataactttctaggtgcaatcccatggtcatttatgaccgaagagGTCTTAACCCACTACCCTAATTTAACTGACAAACGCAGATCATCTACAAAATAAATGCCAGATCGAAAATTTGTGTGATCGATACGAACAGGCTGTATGGAATCACCCTTATTCACCCGTGGGAATTAATCAGAAACATTATGCCATTTTGTTAGAATGCAAAAATCACCAATCTGAGACAGaggacattttcaaaataatcttGAAAAGTCAACCAAAGTTGAAGGTGTCATTTATTTTCAGGGCTCTACTAACCATCATTAAGATCCTTCTATTTATGGAGGCTGCAAAAATATATGAGAAACATTTCCCTGTTAGTCatgttttctttctccatttttccttttcctttcttattttgtgtgtgtgcttttatttaGTTCATTGCTttgtataactaaataaataaaaacccttTTTCCTTTTATCCCCAGAGAGAAACATTTCATGTTATGGAATTTGAGATTAAAAGATTTCCAGGAGTTTCATAACGTGAGGGCGGTCCATAGTGTGAAGACAAGTCATGTCATTGTTTACTTTTTAGCAGACGATACGGGGCCGACGTTAAAAACAGAATTCTTGATACAATCGCCAACCATCAAGAGTAAATGTGttaatgtaaaaacaaaacaaacgaatatgaaaacaaaaatttgtgcaaacatgcatatacataccttcGTGTTTGTTGGTAATTATTTGAAGGTATAACTTACTCTCTCGAATCATTTGTTTGCATATTTGTTtagtacatgttttttttttacactgatatcactttgaaaaaataagcaatcaggcataggggtggctgtgtggtaagaagcttggcaccagtgacgttacatatatatatatatatatatatatatatatatatatatatatattatatatatatatatatatatatatatataaacggcagtttgtctgtgcgtgtttctgcgtgtctgtttgcttgtaccctcaccctgaccacggctttcaaccgattctgatgaaacttgacacacacatagcccaatgtcataattcaaaactaacgcagcgaaaattttgaaaagttcccccagttctgaaaaaaatcgataaattcgacatggggtcgagaatcagaaatacgaaccacaaactgtctaggggacgcaactccactttttttaaatctcaaaaaaaaatttaccatcatttttttccatttttttttctactttttggctataactctctaaaatgctttatagttatttcccttacaaacctgagcaacaccgggcgatactgctagtatatatatatatatgtagcgaatcttgcatgcatgaagtggattcgatccatcACAGCCAAATTTAAACTAACACTGCGACAGAACTTTttccacggtggaacaatggtttttctctgacagcagtctttacggatcttttccttttgaacggcacatgtcaacacaatttttagttaactaaacactttaaaacttcgtatactggtagaatgtgtcaaaacataacatatttttctcttggctctcttgagaaaattgtaatttgtttgtttaacgtagtttaatttttcgaattttaaccaatgaatcgcctctagtgagctaaaatcatctgctgcgtctaaaactgggacaacatcctgtcactaaccctaaacctcaccctaaccctaatttttttttcttaattgttacgcgtataaaaataaaaaacgaaaggctaaaacgaaagcaatggaaaataatttaaacaattaacaaaaaaaataattctataattttatacacacgctttccgtacgtatacggaaagcgtgtgaataaaataatagaattattttgtttgttgattgtttaaattattttccattgctttcgtttttttttcttaattgttatccttaaattaatttaacaattaagaaaaaaaaaacgaaaggcaaaaatttagggtgagggtgagggtaagggtgttgtctcagttttagacgcagcaaatgattttagctcaattagaggcgattcattggttaaaattcgaaaaattagactacgttaaacaaacgaattacaattttctcaagaaagccaagagaaaaaaatgttttattttgacacattctaccagtatacgaagttttaaagtgtttagttaactagaaattgtgttgacatgtgccgttcaaaaggaaaagatcccttttaGCTTTCACTTGTTTACCGGCACATTGCGATCAATCTGATCACCGACACACAGCTATTTCATATTAAGCATCGCATCAAATCTAATGGAAAAACTATGTCCGAGCAGTTAACGATGTTGCTGCTTGAGCACTTTACCTAATTTAGTCTTTTGTCAAGTATAACAAAACATGACAATAAACAATAGATGTCGCAagctttaatgtttttgttttacaacAGATAGCAAGAACCTAATAGAGATTTGTATTTGTCAACTTTTACTGGCAAATACTGCAACATTTACGGCTGAACGGATGTGTTTAGCAAAACGATTAAcgaataagagaaataaaattctTTGGCTAAACTTTAGTTACAAATAACCAACAAAATAAATCTGACTGAAGTTGTTGCGAATAAACGAAAGAATTTCAGCATATTCCGACTGATAAGTTAAATAATAAAGCTTTATAATTATGACTGTTTTTCTCTCTTGAATGGCATCCAATAGCCTATAATTGAATGATCCCTACAAATTTTAATCAAAACTTTCCAAATCTCTGAGGCGTGAAATAATACAGATGACGGTagcagagaaatgaattatatttcTGTGCTTCAAGTTCTTGTTGATGTCATTCGTCAGTAATCGCTATTTTGACTGCTTGACTGGCAGATACGTTAGTATATTACATCACCGTATCTAGTTATAacactacgttccgagttcaaatcccgcagaggAGGATATAGTTGATTAACTcagtacttgtctggtactttgttttaccGGCCTCAGAATTAGACACAAGGCTACAAACTTTTGGGAAGGATATTGTCAATGAAATCCAATCTGCTTGATTGTAGGTACAACCGAAAGGGAATATCACTGTATAATCAAATATCAGTTATGGGAGCCATAATAAtactgatttctaacattggcacaggACCACACATTTAAAGGACGGGTGTAAGCTATTAAATCGATCTAGTATTTGATGGATGTTTTATTTTGCCTTGTCTTGTGCTCTCAACTTGTTGGAGTCGTCGGAACGCTGTTTTAATATACGGCGTGACTGAGCATTTTTAGACCTGACGGGAACAATCCCACTCCAGATCTGAGCAGCCGATTTCTTctagaaagagagaaatgcagacagaaagaatgaaaaaataagagtACAGGAATGTTACtccattttatcgatctctgggagatgagaagcaaagtcaatTTCAGCGGGATCAGAACGAAAAATGACGTAATATCTACtacataatattataataataataatattaataatgatttattattaatcCTTGAGAATAAATAAGACgttataaaatataaagcaaactTGAACCCCCACCTCcagaaaagttaaaatatttattaactcaagaaaataataaatagtattcATTTCTTTAATATTGGCAAAAAGCCAAAGGTTTGGGGGCaatagggtcgatttaatcgacctcTATTTGTTTGGTATACCGACGCTGACaatgaataatattaaaaaacaaaaacaacaaccataataacaatTATGATAGTAATAGATTTTATAGCATAAGTACATGCTCCAGAATTTAAGGAAAGatgttaatcgattacatcgacaccagttcttgactagtactttatttttaccgaccctgaaagataaaaggtaaaattggcctcggcgagatttgaactcgggacgtaaagAGCCGAAGCaacaattttaataattataataatttttaatattatgtaagaaattattgttatattttagaaATCCTTCTTTTCTTCAACATAATTAttatggtgattattattattatcgttatcaataTCGAAAAAATGAAACTGCAAATAGTTATTCGTAATAATCCGGTGATTGTCGGTAGAGAGAGAGCTAGAGGCGTCTTGTAATTTGCATAGAGTCCCCGATTCTATGGGAAGACGTTGATAATGGTTCAGAAGCTTCTTTCGAAATGGAGGAAACGAAGTGTGTGTCATATAGAATGATGATACCAAATGGAATTTTACTCAACACCTGTTACAATTCTTTCCCAGTCATTGACAATCCACCCAAAAATGAGCTCATTTTACCCAAAGAGacagggtatgtatgtgtatatatatatatataatatgttattgtTTAGTCTCAATGTCTTTTGATATCTGAtcgagatctatgatcaaaaggttCCCAGCCATGATCATCACCTCTTTTTGTAGGCCAGTATTATTTATCTAGGATGTATTATGTCTTCTTTTCAAGAGGTTAGGGGGTATGATTTGATGGAGAGCTTTCTGCATTGAATTTCCCTCTTTGAtcttgtgtgtttgtggatatacagatgtgtataaaaatgtttatgtagatgtgtgtaaagatgtatgtttaggtgtgttaAACACGATTACACGGAGGTttgcaaatgtatataaatgtgtagatgTGTGAATATGTAGATTAATTAAAAACTACAAAATGATCGCGATTTATTTGACATCCTTTTAGAACTCAAGCATTCATATCTTAAGATCACCAGAAGGGTTTTAACATATTTATTGACTGAGATATGTTGTAATGTAAGAATTATGGTGAGCTATTGTTCTTTCTCCAAGAAACCTAGTTCAGCTTAAACGAAGCATCAGTCATTGAGCTAATGTTTTCTTCTCACcaccacatttttatatatataacatataaacatgttcATCTTTTAGAACATTGCcataagattttgctggcaaatttttaaattaacataaacatttatttgcatgaaagaaaattactagAGAACtttctaattcttccaaatctctCTGTTAAAACTATTGAAACCATTTGTGGGAAATATATTCTGTATTGTAATTACACTGAATTAGCAAGTTGTGCGACGAAATTTTTGACATttcctgaaataaatttaaagttaatttaACAGCTTTGTATGTTATTAAATGACTATCCCCACGGCTTAGCTGCAAATATAAATGGACAATGGCAATAAAAATTGTTCAAAAAGGTACACACATTCCctaaattaatcaatataaggcaTACTACCATTTCTCTCAAAAGCGTTAcgaattaatcatatatattcctttattaatTAAGATGGATGGCTCTGACGCAACTTAAATTCTGAACCCGAGAGGTTGCTATATATTACTGTCTTTTCAACAAGTGTATTCTGGGTTGTGCATTTGTAACTGTctgtaatttatgtatttatagggGGACCCGTTTTTTACCTTTTTGTTACCTGCAAAGAAAAAGGgtttgttattaatgatgttaCTGTTTGTAATTTTGCGAGAAACTTTTTGACGTACCGCCCacccatttgtgtgtgtaatttaattcTATTAAGGTTTCGTTTccgatttattgatatttttgacTATCTTTGTTGAAGCGAGTGCAAGTTGAAATAAATTTCAGTCTATGAAAAAAGTTATGATTAGTTTAAACAAATGTCAAGTCAACAAATATAGCGTAAATTAAATTCTGCTTCGTCAGTTTCAAAACcatagaacttttttttttttttccaaagaaaCGATTTTCTCAGAAGATCAAGTCTTGTCGACTTCAGACTTTTGATATTTTGCCAATGAAAGCATTTGAGAGAATTAACGTACCTAATTGTCCAGAATTACGAGTCAACAATGTTCAAGAACTacctataaaataattaataataaaagtttcTAACATTGAGAGGCCAAGGATTTTAGGGGAAGTGTGTAAGCAAATTACATCAACCTTCATTCAGTATTTGTTTGCTTTGTCGACATAAGCATTATATGAAAGATAAACATAAGTTAAtgacattcataatatatataacttaatatttTATCTAGACAACTCATTCTTTTATGTTCACTTCCACTCGTGCTTTTTTTCTGTTCGCCATTTATTCACAAGACTGGAGTAAAATCCTACGAAGTACTTTATATAACATCTATTAAGGTCTTGGTAATTGTGAATTCATGCGAAAAGAAagtttaagaaacacacagacTGAGTATTGAAAGTAAAgaatcaacattttttttaaagtaattaaattaattatttggcTGGGAAATTAATCGAAaatcatttctattaatttcctgATTTCTGCAACTGAAATTCTTTCTTAAACTGAGGTTTCTCTAATAAATAACATTGTTTCACTTCCATAAATATTTCTCCCTGACACAATAACACCATATGGCTTCTTTCCATTCTTTTGTAGAATTTCAACGCATCTATTTTCCGACCGCTTTTCGTATGCCAAGCGATTAAAGGAGGCGAAAGGCATACCACGACCTTCTCAGGACCGTTTGGAGGAACAACGGGCTTCCCCTTTGTTGTTCACAAGTCCCACCTTCAACCTTCCTTCTTCCCCGACTTCGATCTATTCTTCACCTTCTCCTCCAACATCAGATGTTAAAGTGAACCGGAGGAAGTCATCTGTTCCCTACAAAAGTCCAGTGAGGTTTGATCCAAGTTTTCGTGGAATATTATTTACGTTTCATATTAAACTAGTAAATAACGAAAGCCagttaatcattaaaacattgttcAAGTAAGTTTAATTCATTATActttttccttctgtttattAAGTAATCAACAATAGTGGGATTGAATTAAAATCATTACAGCTAAATTCCTTTCTTGTTTCGCTAGTCTTTGAGAGTCTAACTTCTTACCATATTGTCATAATGGCTCCATGTGGCCAATTACCGCAGGaatataactgttttttttttttcgaataaaATGTAGCTTGTCTGTTTTTTCTTCGTTCTATGTACGTTttcttattcaatatttttttttgtaatggtatAAGGCatggactggcagaatcgttagcacttccGGACCACTAGTATCGGCCATGACTAATATTCTCAATAATTTACTGGAATTTGCTCCGTCTGTAATCTGATTGCAGCCATTTTATTTTAGTTCAGCCTCTAATCTAATATTAAGGCAAATCATCAATATAGCTTTTATAATATTGAGATTTTGCTACGTCTAACAAATCAATATGTAAAAATGgatacaaatgtttttttttttactctctttgaaCATTATATAGTTTAATAGACACATTAacgttgccacacacacacagaggttcagTTCTAAGACTGGCTTCTGCATTATGTCCTAGAACAAGGTGCTTCAGGCTACTTTACTCAAAATGGATACCAGTCTACTAATGGTACAGCCCTTTCTTCCTCCTGTTTCATGGCCTTGCTGGGTCAAGACAGCATCTTTGTCTAGCTTTATCTTCCAGTCTGCTTTAATATTACACCagatttatttccaatattctgctgATCCCAaactcggatcttttccttttgaacggcactttgtaacataatttctaggtaactaaaaagttttaaacttcgtatactggtagaatgtgtttataaaacatcattttctcttggctttattgagaaaattctataggttgtaacatatttcggcaattttaaccaattaattacctccattgacgtaaataacattctgtgcataatgggtatgtccctcctttaagaaacagattgggtttatttacatttgtgaagaaaaaaagatacctttccccaacccctaaccctaactaaccctaaatcgaaaatagattgaaatgcaatagatcgatattagggccataattatgggtgacattttcatttgacaccgctagaaaaaaatcccattttccgtagcggtgacATATGaagttgtcacccataattataaccctagtatcaatctattgcatttcaatctattttagatttaggggtgggggaagggtatcttttttcttcacaaatgtaaataaacccaatctgttgcttaaaggagggacatattcattattcacagaatgttatttatgtCAATGAAGGTAATTGAttagttaaaattgccgaaatgcaagaaattttagacgaaatatgttacaacctatagaattttctcaataaagccaagagaaaatgatgttttataaacacattctaccagtatacgaagtttaaaactttttagttacctagaaattatgttacaaagtgccgttcaaaaggaaaagattcccAAACTCTATTAATATCATTTTCTGTCATTGTCTCCTTTTCCTCCCACTCCTCTTCCCTCACAAACTACTGATTTGGTATATCAATTGCACCTCTTTTAGTCTAATAATAGTAgtctgtccttatatatatatatagatacctgcTATGAGGCTGAAAAGTACTTGTGGAATCCAAATGAAGATTCTTCCATTGGTCTTTCAGGGCTTGGATCCAATTAGTAAAGAagttggatctttaccttttgaccgacagatttaaaaaataattttttgtaactaaacactttcaaactatggacgctggtagaatgtgtcatataaaacattttttactcttagcgtttttgagaaaagcttatatttaggaagttatttcatgttaaagttgtcatattttattaatttcaaccaatcaatgacgtgtattcagctgaataaaattactgctgttgtttgtcaacaagaacttatGGCAGTGTATATTTTGTTAgacactgttatttatgacaaccctaaccccttaaagctaaaaccagtacaagtgcacgaatgatgtcataaataacagtgaccaACGAAAAATACActgccgatagttgttgacaaacaacggcagtaattttattcagctgaatacacatcattgaatggttgaaattaccgaaatatgactactttaatgtgaaataacttcctaaatataagcttttctcaaaaatgctaagagtaaaagatgtttaatatgacacattctaccagtgttggAAGTTTGAAAgtctttagttacaaaaaattattaaaaaaatctgttggtcaaaaggtaaagatccaagaAGTTTCCATCCTGCTGGTAAAaacgtcatcaacagcagatatgatgccATCAGCATTGTGATACTGGTTCCTAACCAAGAGTTTTTTTCATGTTGGAGAACAGACGATAGTCCAATGGGGCCAGATCAGGAGGATAAGGAGCGTGATCAACTAACTAGTTGAAAGCCACAGTCaagcacagcagccattgaaaacaAAGACTTGTGTGCTTGTGCATTGTCCAGATGAAACAAAACCCCTTTCATAAGTTTCCCTGGGCATATGGTTTTGATaaccttttgtaactgcctcaccAAGTTGGCACAGTACCCTCCATTAATGGTATGGCCCTTTTggagatagtcaataaacacaatgccttttgcatcttAATAAACTGACGCCATTGCATTCCCTTTAGATGAAACAACCATGGCCTTCTTTGGAACAGGTGAGGACGAGTGTTTCCACTggatggattgtctctttgtttctGGTTCACACTCATCCTGAGTTAGGAAACGTTCAAGAATATCAGCTAGATCTGCCTCCAACAATGTCAGGTTTTCCggtgatcaggtgtcagaagacatggCATCCACTGAGCAGAAAGCTTCATCATGCCAAGTTAGTTCATTGtgaagaatattctcaactccccCATGAAATATGTTGATAGCAttgactatttgatttatagttaaTTGCCTGTCAttcatcaccatgtggtgaacacgatcaatgttttccttggtggtgacagttgcaggacatccagaccttgggtcatcttcaagcctcatccttctcctcctaaattcagttacccacttttgcactgttgctAAACCTGGAGCATCTTcctctaatgtagcaaccatgtcacaTGAATGTCATTGGGGGTTAAACCTTTTTTCTGCAAGTACTTGATAACAacatgatgccaaattttgtctattttcaagaAAAGTTACtgctagttacttttgaagtctatGAAGAGTGAGTGTCAGTTTGTTTGGAATAAAACAATgtagttattaataaaaatagttgAAATTAATGCCCGTAAGATTTCACAGCTTCAGCATCACTTCTTCATAGTTGGCCTATGAACTTTTGAACCCAACCTTGTATTTCAAGTGACAGGGATTTCTTTACTTGCTTAACCTGTCTATATAACACTGTCttaaattttacatatttttttttctacattcacTATAAGTAACATTGTTTTCTGTAGTCTTTCACACTTCAAAAAGTTCTCACCTGTGCTACTCTTTGTTCTTCATTCTATTATTTGAAAATTTCCAAAACAAGTAAATTTACCTTCTCTCTTCTTCAAACTGCTTTCTAACCACAGATCTTCATGTGTTCATTTCAATTTCATAGATACATTAGCAGTTTCATTTATCTCTGCCTATGCTCTTCAGTCAGGGCTGACTGATGAGTAGAAGGACCAATTCTACGAGgtcctcttgcagactacctcgacGACAAATGACAGAGACTTTGTTATAGTGGCTGGTGACTTGTTGGATAGCATCCCCATGGATTCCAGGGAGTGCATGGGGGTTATGGCTTTGAACctagaaatgaggagggaacaagactgctggagttctgtgatacaaatgATCTCATGATACAAATGATCTCTGCAACACTAATTTCAgaaaaccagccagccagccatgtATCAGTCAGGTGGGCACATAAGCCAGATTAACTACTTCTTCACCAAACAATGAGATAGATGGATGCTGAAAAATACAAAGTCTTTCCCAGGTGAAGAGTGTACAACCCAGCATAGGTTGCTAGTTAGTGATTTCAGAATTAGAACTAGAAAGACTCGGAGAAATAaatcaatctggaaaagaagactATAGAAGCTCAAAGACccacaaacagacaaaaatttaGAGATTTCCTAATGGAAGCTtctgacgaaagagaggaagagttGGCGACACATAACTTAGAGGACAGTTGGAAGTTCCTGTGGGACAATCTTCTGAGGGCTACAGATGAAATCTGTGGTTGGTACAGAGTCCCAGCTAGACCAAgagtgacatggtggtggaacaaggaCGTAGACAGTGCTATAAAGCAAAGAGACAGGTCTGGAAAGACTGGAAAAATGGTGGAAGCAGAGAATTATATCAGGTAGTCAAAAGGGCAGCTAGGTGTCAGGTTTACGTAGCAAAAGGAATAGCTGAAGGTAAGagatttgccaatgttctacagCATGAGGATCAGAGGTGTGAGGTGACACACTATAGCATTGCTATCTGCTAGCCCCTGGCCTGTGTGTTCCATCCACATGTAACAAGACTTTTCACAcatcctaccccaacaaaccaatctacactTCTATTCTTCACATTTCTTCCTTCATGCACTATGCCtatctctcactccccaatcctgtcctcacagccttgtttctctgtatcattgctatccagtagccccactactctatatatacccaggtttcaCCACTAACCCCTCTCCTTCTGCACTTGCCAATCACACTTTTTtcacaatatcctgccacttCAAACCTCAAGGTTATgtcctggcacttgccaccatcta encodes the following:
- the LOC115215388 gene encoding GATA-type zinc finger protein 1-like; protein product: MEETKCVSYRMMIPNGILLNTCYNSFPVIDNPPKNELILPKETGISTHLFSDRFSYAKRLKEAKGIPRPSQDRLEEQRASPLLFTSPTFNLPSSPTSIYSSPSPPTSDVKVNRRKSSVPYKSPVRFDPSFRGILFTFHIKLVNNESQLIIKTLFKNFKKKQLHRREKTVNYHSDTLSGSEMENSPKSISKHIRIESCENHIKVCKSCNTRKTPLWRDAEDGTPLCNACGIRYKKYRIRCSKCWHIPKKDDKTYPKCVRCNSMLRFTMNRRN